In a genomic window of Nitrososphaerota archaeon:
- a CDS encoding Xaa-Pro peptidase family protein encodes MTVYAQRRKRLLSLARGKQVVAMTGANIFYLTSFWGSGAAIVLPDKTVVVTSPLEADRVAELGEEVEVVVAKRWKDDPQVLMRQLERGGAVVDDDRMNRRSPRFKVEPALFLEARRTKDEVEIERIETASRGLDRVFEALTRELRPGRTEWEVAAEVMKVATANELTPSGSDSALSPAIVASGENGALPHSELTGRKIRRGDFVVADIFFRYKGYNSDETRTFAVGSSTREMRAHYAAVLEAQESALDLVRVGTPCGDVHEAAVRVLKRHGVDRYLNHSVGHGVGIDIHELPSIARGSKGRLLANDVVTDEPGVYLPGRYGIRIEDTVKTGSKPMVLTRFTKELLTVG; translated from the coding sequence TTGACGGTTTACGCCCAAAGGCGCAAACGACTGCTCTCCCTGGCTCGAGGGAAGCAGGTTGTCGCCATGACGGGGGCCAACATCTTCTACCTGACTTCTTTCTGGGGCAGCGGGGCCGCAATAGTTCTCCCTGACAAAACGGTGGTCGTTACGAGCCCCCTGGAGGCCGACAGGGTCGCGGAGTTGGGGGAAGAGGTCGAGGTGGTCGTCGCGAAGAGGTGGAAGGACGACCCCCAGGTCCTCATGAGACAGCTTGAGAGGGGGGGCGCTGTGGTGGACGACGACCGGATGAATAGAAGGTCGCCCAGGTTCAAGGTCGAGCCCGCACTCTTCCTCGAGGCACGAAGGACCAAGGACGAGGTGGAGATTGAGAGGATAGAGACGGCGTCCAGGGGGCTGGATAGGGTGTTCGAGGCCTTGACCAGGGAGCTGAGGCCCGGACGGACAGAGTGGGAGGTAGCCGCCGAGGTCATGAAGGTGGCGACTGCCAACGAGCTTACCCCGTCGGGGTCCGACTCTGCCCTTAGCCCCGCCATAGTGGCATCTGGGGAAAACGGGGCGCTCCCGCACTCCGAGCTCACGGGGAGGAAGATCCGGAGGGGAGACTTCGTTGTCGCGGACATCTTCTTCAGGTACAAGGGTTACAATTCTGATGAGACCCGAACTTTCGCTGTTGGTTCCTCCACCCGAGAGATGAGGGCGCACTACGCAGCCGTCTTAGAGGCGCAGGAATCAGCGCTTGACCTGGTGCGAGTGGGTACGCCCTGCGGAGACGTTCATGAGGCCGCAGTCAGGGTTTTGAAAAGGCACGGGGTCGACAGGTACCTGAACCACAGCGTGGGACATGGTGTGGGCATCGACATCCACGAACTGCCATCAATCGCGAGGGGGAGCAAGGGCAGACTCCTCGCCAACGACGTGGTGACCGACGAGCCTGGGGTCTACCTGCCTGGCAGATACGGGATTCGGATTGAAGATACGGTGAAAACGGGAAGCAAACCTATGGTCCTGACAAGGTTCACGAAGGAACTGCTGACCGTGGGCTAA